In bacterium 336/3, the following proteins share a genomic window:
- a CDS encoding 23S rRNA (adenine(2503)-C2)-methyltransferase, with amino-acid sequence MQKKDIRGLSLEALQDFLKEHNQPTFRAKQIYEWLWQKQAQSFNEMTNLPNTFRNLLTEHFAIHKIAVHTKQVSLDRTIKSSFKLFDDRLVEGVLIPTEKRMTACISSQVGCSLDCKFCATGYMKRERNLEPYEIYEQVVAIAEQAQSHYQIPLSNIVFMGMGEPLLNYANVLKAIDKITSPEGLGMSYKRITVSTAGVAKMIMKLADDGFKCNLALSLHAANDEKRSQIMSINDSNKLSVLRDALKYYYTKTKNPLTYEYIVFKDFNDGLEDAEELYRFTKHVPSKVNIIEYNPIEEADYVNTDLDRLDQFANYLRDKGVTVKVRRSRGKDIDAACGQLAGKNN; translated from the coding sequence ATGCAAAAGAAAGACATCAGAGGGCTTAGTTTAGAAGCATTACAAGATTTTTTGAAAGAGCATAATCAGCCTACTTTTAGAGCGAAGCAAATATACGAATGGCTATGGCAAAAACAAGCTCAAAGTTTTAATGAGATGACCAATTTACCAAATACTTTCAGAAATTTGCTGACTGAGCATTTTGCTATCCACAAAATTGCCGTTCATACCAAACAAGTAAGTTTGGATAGAACAATCAAGTCTTCTTTTAAACTATTTGATGACCGTTTGGTTGAAGGTGTTCTGATTCCCACAGAAAAACGCATGACTGCCTGTATTTCTTCCCAAGTAGGTTGTTCATTAGATTGTAAATTTTGTGCCACTGGCTACATGAAACGTGAACGCAATCTTGAGCCTTATGAAATATATGAACAAGTAGTTGCCATTGCTGAGCAAGCACAAAGTCATTATCAAATTCCTCTTTCCAATATCGTTTTTATGGGTATGGGTGAGCCTCTTCTCAATTATGCCAATGTACTCAAGGCTATTGATAAAATCACTTCTCCTGAGGGCTTAGGAATGTCATACAAACGCATTACAGTTTCTACGGCTGGTGTAGCCAAAATGATTATGAAATTGGCTGATGATGGTTTCAAATGTAATTTAGCACTTTCATTGCATGCAGCCAATGACGAAAAACGTAGTCAGATTATGTCAATTAATGATTCCAACAAGCTTTCTGTACTCAGAGATGCCTTGAAATATTATTATACCAAAACTAAAAATCCTTTGACTTACGAATACATTGTATTTAAAGATTTTAATGACGGTTTAGAAGATGCTGAGGAACTCTATCGTTTTACAAAGCATGTACCTTCTAAAGTAAATATTATTGAATATAATCCAATAGAAGAAGCTGATTATGTGAATACTGATTTGGATAGATTAGACCAATTTGCAAACTATCTAAGAGATAAAGGTGTAACTGTGAAAGTGCGTAGAAGTAGAGGAAAAGATATTGATGCTGCTTGTGGACAATTGGCTGGGAAAAATAATTAA
- a CDS encoding cystathionine beta-synthase: MQYYNSIIETVGNTPLVKLQKVTKGIKGTILVKVEYLNPGNSVKDRMAVKMIDDAEKAGLLKPGGTIIEGTSGNTGMGLALTAVARGYKCIFTMSDKQSQEKMNILRAVGAEVVVCPTNVSPDDPRSYYSVARRLNKEIPNSFYPNQYDNLSNFAAHYETTGPEIWKQTEGKITHYAAGVGTGGTICGVSKYLKEKKPDVFTLGLDTYGSVFKKYKETGIFDENEIYPYMTEGIGEDILPKNVNFDLIDYFLKVTDKDAALMTRRLAREEGLFVGWSCGSAVYGALEYAKENLKDGDVMVIILPDHGTRYLNKIYNDEWMKNHGFLEADYATARDIIRNRNGKDSLSTIDVNTKVADAIRKITKEGISQVPVTEGDVIVGSLTDSKILEQIIENPEVKDLPVKDVMGQPFKFVGLDNTLDVLSSLIDKETKALLVRDEENKVHIITQADLLAAMTN, translated from the coding sequence ATGCAATATTACAATTCCATTATAGAGACAGTAGGAAACACGCCTCTTGTAAAATTACAGAAAGTAACCAAAGGTATCAAAGGAACGATACTTGTAAAAGTAGAATACCTCAACCCAGGGAATTCTGTAAAAGACCGTATGGCTGTCAAAATGATTGATGATGCTGAAAAAGCTGGCTTGTTAAAACCTGGTGGAACTATCATCGAAGGTACTTCTGGCAATACAGGTATGGGACTTGCTCTTACGGCTGTGGCAAGAGGGTACAAGTGTATTTTTACCATGTCTGATAAGCAATCGCAAGAAAAAATGAATATTTTGAGAGCTGTTGGTGCTGAAGTGGTGGTTTGTCCTACAAACGTATCTCCTGATGACCCTCGTTCTTATTATTCGGTAGCTCGCAGACTCAACAAAGAAATTCCAAATTCTTTTTACCCTAATCAATACGATAACCTTTCTAATTTTGCTGCTCATTATGAGACGACTGGTCCCGAAATTTGGAAACAAACAGAAGGTAAAATTACGCATTATGCAGCAGGTGTGGGTACAGGTGGAACAATTTGTGGGGTTTCAAAATATCTAAAAGAAAAAAAACCTGATGTATTTACTTTAGGACTTGATACTTATGGCTCAGTATTCAAAAAATACAAAGAAACGGGTATTTTTGATGAAAATGAGATTTATCCATACATGACAGAAGGTATTGGAGAGGATATTTTGCCTAAAAACGTAAACTTCGATTTGATTGATTATTTCTTGAAAGTTACAGACAAAGATGCTGCCCTGATGACTCGCCGTTTGGCTCGTGAAGAGGGTTTGTTTGTGGGTTGGTCTTGTGGTTCAGCTGTCTATGGAGCTTTAGAATATGCCAAAGAAAACCTGAAAGATGGAGATGTAATGGTGATTATCCTGCCTGATCATGGAACAAGATACCTCAATAAAATCTACAATGATGAGTGGATGAAAAATCATGGTTTCTTGGAAGCAGATTATGCAACAGCCAGAGATATTATCAGAAACAGAAACGGAAAGGACAGCCTCTCTACCATTGATGTGAATACCAAAGTGGCAGATGCTATTCGTAAAATAACCAAAGAAGGTATTTCTCAAGTTCCTGTAACAGAGGGAGATGTGATTGTAGGTAGTTTGACAGATTCTAAAATCTTAGAGCAAATTATTGAAAACCCTGAAGTAAAAGATTTGCCTGTAAAAGATGTGATGGGACAACCTTTTAAATTTGTAGGTTTGGATAATACTTTGGATGTGCTTTCATCACTTATCGATAAAGAAACCAAAGCTTTACTTGTCAGAGACGAAGAAAACAAGGTTCATATCATTACACAAGCAGATTTATTAGCTGCTATGACAAACTAA
- a CDS encoding elongation factor 4, giving the protein MKHIRNFCIIAHIDHGKSTLADRLLEFTGTIDKRQMQAQVLDDMDLERERGITIKSHAIQMKYTYEGEIYTLNLIDTPGHVDFSYEVSRSIAACEGALLIVDASQGVEAQTISNLYLAIGNDLTIIPVLNKIDLPGAMPEEISDQIVDLIGCPREDIIHASGKEGIGIEDILKAVITRVPAPKGEADGKLQALIFDSVFNSFRGIEVIFRVKNGSIKKGDKVKFVATGKEYFADEVGVLKLQKEPRDQIECGDVGYLISGIKQAKEVKVGDTITHMNAASEAILGFEDVKPMVFAGIYPVETSEFEDLREAMEKLQLNDASLVWEPETSAALGFGFRCGFLGMLHLEIIQERLEREFDMTVITTVPSVQFKVFNIKGEESRIQAPSEMPDPVHIDYIEEPFVKVQIITKSDYVGAIITLCMDKRGVIKNQVYLTSDRVELTFDMPLAEIVFDFFDKLKTISRGYASLDYELAGWRESDMVKLDIMLNGEPVDALSAIVHRKKAYDWGKRLCEKLRELLPRQQFEIAIQAAIGQKIVARETVKALRKNVIAKCYGGDISRKRKLLEKQKKGKKRMRQIGTVEVPQEAFMAVLKLE; this is encoded by the coding sequence ATGAAGCACATACGTAATTTTTGTATTATAGCCCACATTGACCACGGTAAGAGTACTTTGGCAGATAGACTTTTGGAGTTTACAGGAACAATAGATAAACGCCAAATGCAGGCACAAGTTTTGGATGATATGGATTTGGAGCGTGAAAGAGGTATTACCATCAAAAGCCACGCCATCCAGATGAAATATACTTATGAAGGAGAAATTTACACACTCAATCTCATTGATACACCTGGGCATGTGGATTTTTCGTACGAAGTATCTCGTTCCATTGCTGCTTGTGAAGGGGCTTTGTTAATTGTAGATGCATCGCAAGGTGTTGAGGCTCAGACAATTTCAAACTTATACTTGGCAATTGGAAACGATTTGACAATCATCCCTGTACTCAATAAAATAGATTTACCAGGGGCAATGCCCGAAGAAATTTCTGACCAAATTGTAGATTTAATTGGTTGCCCAAGAGAAGATATTATCCATGCATCAGGTAAAGAGGGTATTGGAATTGAAGATATTTTAAAAGCTGTGATTACTCGTGTACCTGCCCCCAAAGGTGAAGCAGACGGAAAATTGCAGGCTCTTATTTTTGACTCTGTTTTTAACTCTTTCAGAGGTATTGAGGTTATTTTTCGAGTGAAAAATGGTTCAATCAAAAAAGGTGATAAAGTAAAATTCGTAGCAACAGGCAAAGAATACTTTGCTGATGAAGTAGGTGTATTAAAATTACAAAAAGAACCTCGTGATCAAATTGAATGTGGAGATGTAGGCTACCTGATTTCGGGTATCAAACAAGCCAAAGAAGTAAAAGTAGGAGATACCATTACCCATATGAATGCTGCTTCTGAGGCAATTCTGGGTTTTGAAGATGTAAAACCGATGGTTTTTGCTGGTATTTATCCCGTTGAAACTTCTGAATTTGAAGATTTACGTGAAGCGATGGAAAAACTCCAACTCAATGATGCTTCATTAGTTTGGGAGCCTGAAACTTCGGCTGCTTTGGGTTTTGGTTTCCGTTGTGGATTTTTGGGAATGCTACATTTGGAAATCATTCAAGAGCGTTTGGAGCGTGAGTTTGATATGACTGTGATTACCACTGTTCCTTCAGTACAGTTTAAGGTATTTAACATCAAAGGTGAGGAATCTCGTATCCAAGCTCCTTCAGAAATGCCTGATCCTGTGCATATTGACTACATCGAAGAACCTTTTGTAAAAGTTCAGATTATCACAAAATCTGATTATGTAGGGGCAATCATCACACTTTGTATGGATAAACGTGGTGTTATTAAGAACCAAGTATATCTGACTTCTGATAGAGTAGAACTTACTTTCGATATGCCACTTGCCGAAATTGTATTCGACTTCTTTGACAAACTTAAAACCATTTCTAGAGGTTATGCTTCGCTTGACTACGAATTAGCTGGTTGGAGAGAATCGGACATGGTGAAACTCGATATTATGCTCAATGGTGAGCCTGTGGATGCTCTTTCTGCCATTGTTCACCGTAAAAAAGCTTACGACTGGGGAAAACGTCTTTGTGAAAAACTCAGAGAATTACTTCCTCGTCAGCAGTTCGAAATTGCTATCCAGGCAGCTATCGGACAGAAAATTGTAGCCAGAGAAACTGTAAAAGCCTTGCGTAAAAACGTAATTGCCAAGTGTTATGGTGGTGATATTTCTCGTAAACGTAAACTTTTAGAAAAGCAGAAAAAAGGTAAAAAACGTATGCGACAAATTGGAACGGTAGAAGTTCCTCAGGAAGCATTCATGGCAGTTTTGAAATTAGAATAA